The stretch of DNA GTCAGGTAGCGGCCGTGACGGGGGTCGCAGGCGGCCATCATGTTCTTGGCGTCGAACATCTGCTGGGTGAGCTCTGGCACGGTTAAGGCGCGGTATTGCTGGCTGCCTCTGCTGGTGAGGGGGGCAAAGCCGGGCATGAAGAAGTGCAGACGGGGGAAAGGCACCATGTTGACGGCCAGTTTGCGCAGGTCGGCGTTCAGCTGCCCAGGGAACCGCAGGCAGGTGGTTACCCCACTCATGGTGGCGGAGACCAAGTGGTTCAGGTCCCCGTAGGTGGGGGTGGTGAGTTTGAGGGTTCTGAAGCAGATGTCGTACAGGGCCTCGTTATCTATACAGTAGGTCTCGTCTGTGTTCTCTACCAGCTGATGCACTGACAGGGTGGCGTTGTACGGCTCTACTACTGTGTCAGATACTTTGGGGGAGGGCACCACGCTGAAAGTGTTCATGATTCTGTCGGGGTACTCTTCCCTGATTTTGCTGATGAGCAGGGTGCCCATGCCCGAGCCGGTGCCGCCCCCCAGGGAGTGGGTCAGCTGGAAGCCCTGGAGACAGTCGCAGCTTTCTGCTTCTTTCCTCACAACGTCCAACACTGAGTCCACCAGTTCTGCTCCCTCTGTGTAATGGCCCTTGGCCCAGTTGTTTCCAGCACCGCTTTGACCTACAAGAGATGGGAACATCCTTAGCAAAGATTTCACCCCCCCCAAGTCACCTTATATCTGCCCAGGGGAACTGGGGGTGCAGTACAATGCCCATCAAGCCAATAGAAACTGGTGTTTGTAGAATcactttctacatagaaaaaccATTGGAGAACTACTcctgcaactcccagaaccctTTCCTaaagagttaacttttagtatgaggggaatattctgggacaatttgcagttggtcttcatttcccTTTGTTAAACAGATTTTAAGcttagagtttcagcagctatctggttgctagggtccaaatgaccttagcaaccagggagtggtttgaaggagaggctggtatatgaataagggATGGACAGAATAGttagaaaaataaaactggagcctcacagcaatagtttttggctgctggggtcactgaccccccattTAAGTCAGAAGGCAAATACAGAAACTagagataatgaagaccaattgaaaagttgcttagaacattccattctataatatactgttaacttaaaggtcaacCAGCCCTTTaatgagagttgcagttcaacttTTATAGAGACACCTTAATACAAGGAAACTGTCACGGGGTAAGCTGGCATAGCCACGTAGGGTAGAATTAGCCCTTAATGGGTTTATTGCCCCATGCCTAGTATAAGGCTACCCCcctcagaaccagcagttcctaCTTACCAAACACAAAGTTGTCAGGCCTAAAGATCTGCCCAAATGGCCCTGAGCGCACGGAGTCCATGGTTCCGGGTTCAAGATCGACCAACACAGCGCGGGGGACGTACTTGCCACCTGCAAAAGGCAATAGAATGTAAGGCATGCCAGGAATGCGGCTGGACCAGCACCCCCCCACCGAGCAGAACCGGCACTCCCACTCACCTGTCGCCTCATTGTAATAGACGTTTATTCTCTCCAGCTGCAGGTCGCTGTCCCCGTGGTAGGTACCGGTTGGGTCAATTCCATGTTCATCGCTGATCACTTCCCAGAACTGAAAGGAACAAAGGCAGCATTTACTAAAAAGGCAGTTGCCCCAGCCCTACAGTATAACCTGCATACAGGGGGGTAAGGGGCAGATGGGGCAAATACAGAGGCACTATATACTGTAGCGCCCATACGGAGAGCtaaacaggaagtggaacaaacAGCCGCACTGCTCTGGCATTCAGGCACTTCCCGGGCAGATGAAGGAACAGCCCCCTTCCTGACAGTAATATAttccagggtggggggggggggggttagtcaTCCCTACACCCCCATTAGTAATCATAATGGCATCTCCTACATGCCCAGGGCATGCTGCCAGCACTGCAATAGTTAAACATACATTTAACCCCCCCAGGCAGTGACTGAAGAGCCCTGGGGACATAACAGAAGcctcacaggggggggggggcaaatgttcTATAAAAAGATGGCTTCAGCATGTGGCGTAGCTATAGGCtcagggatgctgggatttgtagtctgaGGGCAACTGTTGCCATGGAAATGCTTCAACACCccagggggggggcagaaaataaGCTGCTGCCATATTACTGGCTGTTGTGTCACCAGAGAAGCTCATTAACAGGGACAAGGACATTCCCGTCCGAGCCCCAGACATGGCCGCAGCCTGGCACAGGCCCAGATCATTCCGCACTCCGGCCCAGCCCATTATACCCACCAGCTGCCAGGCAAAGCTTGCCCATAGCCTGATCTTTGGGCACAAGGGACAAAACTGCCAGGCACCCtactacaaccccccccccaaaagaataaaggactacaactcccatcatgctcTAGCACATTAGTCATCAGTCCAACTGCCAAAgggaggtgctgggagttgtagttccaagAGGTTTAGGACCCAGAAGCTGCCACATtacagtattaaaggggaagtgcaccCACTGCAACACTCATTGCTATTTAAGGCGGGAGCTGCCATGTAGCAGCGGAAAGTACCGCAGTGGGTGCAGCCCCATTGGTCGGGAGCAGCGTTCCCGCCACCCCAAGGGCCCCAACCGTCCCCAGCAGGTGCAGCCACGCCCCTCCCCCAGGTTTGAATTTGAAAGAACACGTGACCCGGCAGGTTCGCCCGACAGCCACGCCCACACCGGACTAGGGCACGGTAAAACCCCCCCCCCGTCACGATAAACTCCTAATTGAAGAATTAGCAACGCAGAATACAGGGCCGGAGCCGCCATATTAGGGGAAACCCCACCCCGTTCCTGAAGTCGGATCAATCCCCCCAAGGAACGTACCTTGGCTCCGATCTGGTTGCCGCACTGGCCGGCCTGCAGATGCACGATTTCCCTCATGGCGACTGTAGTTGGTTGCTCTGTACTAAACTCCGAACTGAACCGGTTACCTTGGAGCGCTGGCTACAACTGCCTCACACTGCTCCTTTTATAGGAAAGGTCTGGGAGGGCCAGCGCCGTAAATCGCCTTCCTATTGGCTGCGGTAAAGTAGGCGGCAACGTGTTGAAGGGATTCTCGCTTCGCGATTGGTCAAAGTTGATGTCCATCAACCCAAAGTGACAGGCATAGTCAATATTGATTGGCTGAGAAAGAGGCGCTGCTAACTGTCAAGAATCACCTTACTCATTCCGCAGGTTGCTTTCTATTGGTTACATTCAAATGATTGACGAGGGTTGTGATTGGTTGTCATAATCACGAGTGGGTGGCGCAACAGCCAGCGTCCTAGTAACCGCCGCAATGCGCCTTAGGCGCCAAGAGATACGGCGAGTTCTTATTCTTAAAACTAACTGCGCATCCTTCATTGCGGGAGCGCAGGCTTTACAGGGCCGCGCTGCGCTACTTGCGGTTGCCTTGGCTCTTTGTGGGAACCTATGTGGGTTCCCGCTCCTTGTTTGTGTTTATCCTGGATACAAAGTTCTGTTCTGACAAGTCCCTCAGTTTGTGCAGCAAAGCGAGAGAATGGGGGTTGAAACAGTGCCAAACACAAGCTGTGGCCATGGTTTCCTCACACAAAGTGCCGGGCTAGGCTGTGCCCTCAGGAATACTAGGGATTTAGGTGGGGTGGGCGCCATTTTCCTAGAAGGTCAAATATAATAActcatttatttaaaagtaatattttgTCACAGGCTCCAATTCCCCTATGGCAAAATAAGGCTTGGCTGCTGTCTATTATATAAGATATATGAgcatcatttatatatacatagtatGAAATGATAGGAAGTCTGAAAGAGCATGTAGAGATTGCTAGCTCTTGGGGTTATTGTCTGACCTGTGGcagaggtgaggggggggcaATGTTCCAAATGGGGGTAATTTTTATTACCTTCCTAATTAGACccattcatattttagtctctgattcaaacaactgcctggttactaggataAATAACCAGATaacaaaaccaaaaaatctaaaaaaaaataaagaccaactgcaaattgtcacaaaatgtcgatgtctacatcatgctaaaagtttatttttaggtgaacaacccctttactttTGCTTGGAAAATGAAAATTCATTCGGTCACGTTATTTTTACAGGTTTTGCCATATTTATTGGCAGAAATGGCGGCCTGCCTACCCGCGTCAAGTTCCTTCCATGGGCGCAATTCTACAGGCTGCAGCAGGTACGGTGGCCCCAGAGGCTTGTCGGGTGAgcaattattatacattttgttgGACTGAGGATGAACACAGAACAGAATTCATTGTCACCGagtattttaccagccaggccaacATGGTGATCACTTGAACATTCAGGGATACAGCTAAAAAATCCAGCTGGCAGGGCTGGACTGATTgtagtttaatttaaatgcaatcggTGCTGCCCTGCAACcaagcctggatttgtggtgaagcCATGAAGGCCCGGGCCTTGGCGGCACAAAGTTAGGGGCAGCATGGCGCCCAGCCACACCTAAAGTTTGCTCACATAGGGAGCCCTAGGAACAGGATGTGCAGAAAATGTCAGAGCGTCCTGTCCCCAATGCTCCGTATGTGCGCTAAATGGATGTGCGATCCTGACAGGGGGTGGAGAAttggggcggcctctgggcaccGTCATTACAAATCCAGTGCCGGTGTTTGTCTCAGGGTAAAAAAGAGGCTGGAGGGTCAAATTGGACTTTTCAATAAAGATCTGGTTCTTTGGCATTACAGCACCATGGCCAGAGAGACCCcagccaaccccatgtcatgagggagataatgatccagtcctgtttcttttttttttttttaggcccgAATTCCTTTTCATGCTAAATAATATTACAAAAGAAAGTTTAAAAGGCcaggagtggatcattatctccagGGCTGGTCTTACAAACTGTGGGGCCCAGTTGGCACCATTTTAATGAGGCCCCCaaacacaaggtgttgccagctggtaCAGGGTTCCAGAGCTGgatgggcaaatagtccctgcttCTCACTCTGTGACTGATggtgtaaccctgccttttcactTGTTCCATTGGTCCCAAACATtttatggcacaatgtggcccccaagcactgggccctGACACACCaaacatactatatacagtgtgagacagtaattattgcccccccaagcactgggccctgacaccccaagcatactatatacagtgtgagacagtaattattggccccccaagcactgggccctgacacaccaagcatactatatacagtgtgagacagtaattattgcccccccaagcactgggccctgacaccccaagcatactatatacagtgtgagacagtaattattgccccccaagcactgggccctgacacaccaagcatactatatacagtgtgagacagtaattattgcccccccaagc from Xenopus tropicalis strain Nigerian chromosome 8, UCB_Xtro_10.0, whole genome shotgun sequence encodes:
- the tubb4b gene encoding tubulin beta 4B class IVb isoform X1 → MREIVHLQAGQCGNQIGAKFWEVISDEHGIDPTGTYHGDSDLQLERINVYYNEATGEWECRFCSVGGCWSSRIPGMPYILLPFAGGKYVPRAVLVDLEPGTMDSVRSGPFGQIFRPDNFVFGQSGAGNNWAKGHYTEGAELVDSVLDVVRKEAESCDCLQGFQLTHSLGGGTGSGMGTLLISKIREEYPDRIMNTFSVVPSPKVSDTVVEPYNATLSVHQLVENTDETYCIDNEALYDICFRTLKLTTPTYGDLNHLVSATMSGVTTCLRFPGQLNADLRKLAVNMVPFPRLHFFMPGFAPLTSRGSQQYRALTVPELTQQMFDAKNMMAACDPRHGRYLTVAAVFRGRMSMKEVDEQMLNVQNKNSSYFVEWIPNNVKTAVCDIPPRGLKMSATFIGNSTAIQELFKRISEQFTAMFRRKAFLHWYTGEGMDEMEFTEAESNMNDLVSEYQQYQDATAEEEGEFEEGEEEENA
- the tubb4b gene encoding tubulin beta 4B class IVb, with the protein product MREIVHLQAGQCGNQIGAKFWEVISDEHGIDPTGTYHGDSDLQLERINVYYNEATGGKYVPRAVLVDLEPGTMDSVRSGPFGQIFRPDNFVFGQSGAGNNWAKGHYTEGAELVDSVLDVVRKEAESCDCLQGFQLTHSLGGGTGSGMGTLLISKIREEYPDRIMNTFSVVPSPKVSDTVVEPYNATLSVHQLVENTDETYCIDNEALYDICFRTLKLTTPTYGDLNHLVSATMSGVTTCLRFPGQLNADLRKLAVNMVPFPRLHFFMPGFAPLTSRGSQQYRALTVPELTQQMFDAKNMMAACDPRHGRYLTVAAVFRGRMSMKEVDEQMLNVQNKNSSYFVEWIPNNVKTAVCDIPPRGLKMSATFIGNSTAIQELFKRISEQFTAMFRRKAFLHWYTGEGMDEMEFTEAESNMNDLVSEYQQYQDATAEEEGEFEEGEEEENA